In Natrinema amylolyticum, the following are encoded in one genomic region:
- a CDS encoding proton-conducting transporter membrane subunit, translating into MVADLRPLAAVLVSAVAIVLIVASHRRPNLREGWSVLAALAKFGIVVSMLPAVMNGTVFRWSLYESTGIRFLEGVDFALRADPLGIFFALLASFLWIFTSFYATGYMRGLDEHAQTRFFASFAASLSTAVGIAFAANLVTIFVFYELLSLVTYPLVAHNEDTEARIAGRKYLTYTFFGGGVFLLAGTAIVYWLTGLVEGGPTLAFEAGGMEALAAAAQVEPVYAQAAFFLLIAGFGVKAALMPLHSWLADAMVAPTPVSGLLHAVAVVKSGAFGIARVILEVYGPGLIHDLPLSVPGIGDVGLNIPVAIVAAFTLIAASIIAMRKDHLKRRLAYSTTAQLSYIVLGLSMLHPYAMVGALFHIPAHAFAKLTLFFCAGAIHVETHTDYISEMAGIGKRMPLTMTAFTVGAAGMAGLPPIAGFVSKFYMLIGAGDVGGGYWLFAAALLLSAVLNIGYLWPVVYTAFFESEDRHDAKPVLEFPRGGVIRSYASDESDDEHVAADGGEPTDPTERADASDAEPASDESFEYAVDQNPSDHTIPDSVDTAASEDHVSSVDHHGDHDDHLTGGPPASGWQRRSPFAESTWLMLAPIAVIATGAVVLGVGPDYAVFLELAMRIVEGVFGMPFEDLTDVPFEQLISEVNN; encoded by the coding sequence ATGGTCGCAGATCTCCGCCCGCTCGCCGCCGTGTTGGTGTCGGCGGTCGCCATCGTCCTGATCGTCGCGTCGCATCGCCGACCGAACCTCCGCGAGGGCTGGTCCGTGCTGGCCGCCCTCGCGAAGTTCGGCATCGTCGTCAGCATGCTCCCCGCGGTCATGAACGGCACCGTCTTCCGGTGGAGCCTCTACGAGAGCACGGGCATCCGGTTCCTCGAGGGCGTCGACTTCGCGCTGCGAGCGGATCCGCTGGGGATCTTCTTCGCCTTGCTGGCGAGTTTCCTCTGGATCTTCACGTCCTTTTACGCCACCGGCTACATGCGCGGGCTCGACGAGCACGCCCAGACCCGCTTTTTCGCCTCCTTCGCGGCCAGCCTCTCGACTGCCGTCGGGATCGCGTTCGCGGCGAACCTGGTGACGATCTTCGTCTTCTACGAACTCCTCTCGCTGGTGACGTATCCGTTGGTCGCCCACAACGAGGACACCGAGGCGCGGATCGCCGGTCGGAAGTATCTCACCTACACGTTCTTCGGCGGCGGTGTCTTCCTGCTCGCCGGGACGGCCATCGTCTACTGGCTAACGGGACTGGTCGAGGGCGGACCGACGCTCGCCTTCGAGGCGGGCGGCATGGAAGCGCTGGCCGCGGCCGCACAGGTCGAGCCGGTCTACGCACAGGCCGCCTTCTTCCTGCTCATCGCCGGTTTCGGCGTCAAGGCCGCGCTGATGCCGCTTCACTCCTGGCTCGCCGACGCGATGGTCGCGCCGACGCCCGTCTCCGGCCTGCTTCACGCCGTGGCCGTCGTCAAGTCCGGCGCGTTCGGCATCGCTCGCGTCATTCTCGAGGTCTACGGCCCCGGACTGATCCACGACCTACCGCTTTCCGTACCCGGCATCGGTGACGTCGGATTGAACATCCCCGTCGCCATCGTCGCCGCGTTCACGCTGATCGCGGCGAGCATCATCGCGATGCGGAAAGACCACCTCAAGCGACGGCTCGCGTACTCGACGACGGCCCAGCTTTCTTACATCGTGCTGGGACTATCGATGTTGCACCCCTACGCGATGGTCGGAGCGCTGTTCCACATCCCCGCCCACGCGTTCGCGAAGCTCACGCTGTTCTTCTGTGCGGGTGCGATCCACGTCGAGACCCACACCGACTACATCAGCGAGATGGCCGGTATCGGCAAGCGGATGCCGCTGACGATGACCGCCTTCACCGTCGGCGCGGCCGGCATGGCCGGCCTCCCGCCGATCGCCGGCTTCGTCAGCAAGTTCTACATGCTGATCGGTGCCGGTGACGTCGGCGGCGGCTACTGGCTGTTCGCCGCCGCGCTGTTGCTCTCGGCCGTGCTCAACATCGGCTACCTCTGGCCGGTCGTCTACACCGCCTTCTTCGAGAGCGAGGACCGCCACGACGCCAAACCCGTCCTCGAGTTCCCGCGGGGCGGCGTTATCCGGTCTTACGCCTCCGACGAGTCCGACGACGAGCACGTGGCCGCGGACGGCGGGGAACCGACCGACCCCACCGAAAGGGCAGACGCTTCGGACGCGGAGCCCGCGTCCGACGAATCGTTCGAGTACGCCGTCGACCAGAACCCCAGCGATCACACGATTCCCGACTCCGTCGACACTGCGGCGTCCGAGGATCACGTCAGCAGCGTCGACCACCACGGCGACCACGACGACCACCTGACCGGCGGGCCGCCGGCCAGCGGCTGGCAACGCCGCTCGCCGTTCGCCGAGAGCACATGGCTCATGCTCGCGCCGATCGCCGTGATCGCGACCGGCGCGGTCGTCCTCGGGGTCGGCCCCGACTACGCGGTCTTCCTCGAGTTAGCCATGCGGATCGTCGAGGGCGTCTTCGGGATGCCCTTCGAAGATCTGACCGACGTTCCGTTCGAACAGCTCATCTCGGAGGTGAATAACTGA